Proteins co-encoded in one Amaranthus tricolor cultivar Red isolate AtriRed21 chromosome 7, ASM2621246v1, whole genome shotgun sequence genomic window:
- the LOC130817937 gene encoding uncharacterized protein LOC130817937 — protein sequence MATARVDMKKFYKQKKNTSGISKSSSKAGKNKPTTPSHSASVGSDVVQPPALVSHHGSLDLQDDHDRYEEVLRQFDMNMVYGPCIGMNRLDRWIRASKLGLNPPKEVETILKSDKFRAESLWDGRV from the exons ATGGCGACAGCAAGAGTTGACATGAAGAAGTTTTACAAGCAAAAGAAGAACACTTCTGGAATTTCAAAGTCTTCTTCTAAGGCTGGTAAAAACAAGCCTACTACTCCTTCTCACTCTGCTTCTGTTGGATCCGACGTTGTTCAACCTCCTGCTCTTGTCTCTCACCATGGCTCTCTTGATCTTCAAG ATGATCATGATCGATATGAGGAGGTGTTGAGGCAATTTGATATGAACATGGTGTATGGACCTTGCATCGGTATGAACAGACTTGATCGATGGATTCGTGCCAGTAAATTGGGATTGAACCCACCCAAAGAGGTTGAAACTATCTTAAAATCGGACAAGTTTCGTGCTGAGTCCTTATGGGATGGTCGAGTTTAG